CGCATCTTCCATGGTGTTAAAGAAGATAGGTGCAATTTTGCCGCCGAGGCACAGACCGCCGCCGCGTTTGTTTGGCACGTGCGGGATGTCATCGCCCATGAACCACAGTACGGAGTTGGTTGCGGATTTACGTGAAGAACCGGTCCCCACAACGTCGCCGACATAGGCCAGCGGGAACCCTTTCTTATTCAGTTCTTCGATCTGTTTGATCGGACCAACCACACCCGGTTGATCCGGCTCGATCCCTTCACGGGCATTTTTCAGCATCGCCAGCGCGTGCAGCGGAATATCAGGACGCGACCACGCATCCGGTGCCGGGGAGAGATCATCGGTGTTGGTTTCACCGGTCACTTTGAAGACGGTAACGGTAATTTTTTCGGCAAGCGCAGGGCGGTTCAGGAACCACTCGGCATCGGCCCAGGACTGGATCACCTGCTTAGCAAAGGCGTTGCCCGCTTTCGCTTTCTCTTCGACGTCGTAGAAGTTATCGAACATCAGCAAGGTGTGGGAGAGCGCTTTCGCGGCAATTGGCGCCAGTTTCGCATCGTCGAGCGCGTCGATCAGCGGATGAATGTTGTAACCACCCTGCATGGTGCCCAGCAGTTCAATGGCCTTTTCAGGGGTAACCAGCGGGGAAGTCGCTTCGCCTTTGGCGACAGCAGCAAGGAATCCGGCTTTGACGTAGGCAGCTTCGTCAACGCCCGGCGGTACACGGTTAATTAACAGGTCTAACAGGAATTCTTCTTCGCCAGCAGGCGGGTTCTTCAGCAGCTCGACAAGCGCAGCCATTTGGGTAGCATCCAGGGGCTTGGGTACAATCCCCTCAGCGGCACGCTCAGCTACGTGCTTACGGTATTCTTCTAGCACGACGGTTCTCCTCGCTCTCATTGTCATAGTGCGGCGCTTTTGTATATGGGCGATTCTCTTCACGCTCCTGTGAGACAGCAGTTAGTAGGGTAAATGCCCGATACCGCAATCGGCAGAATAGCAGGATTTTAGTGGGGTGTTAATGCGTTTACAAAAAAGCAACATAAAAAAGTGGCTGAATCGTTACGTATGGTCTAATGCCCTTCATCATGAGGACAAGAAATTATTTTCCCCCGTTACGTTTGGTCACATAATTTCCCCTGCTGATAATCATCTTGCGGTACCGATCCCAAGATAAGTTAAAAATTAAACTATTGTCTCTCTATACTCATGCCACACCGCAACGTCATGCGGCAGGTATTATGACCCTGACGATTCCGCAGGAATCGGGAGAGAGAAGATGAAGTTGCCCTTTAAGCCCCATGTGATTGCTCTGGTGTGTTGCGCTGGATTACTCGCCGCTTCGGGTGTTCTGTATATCAAAAGCCGGACCCCGGAAGCGCCTGCGCCTGCCCCTGTTCAGGCCGCCCCAGCCCCTGTAGCGACGCCGCCTCAAGCCCCCACTGCCGCCGCGCCTGACGCAAAACCGACGTTCACCACTGCCCAAATTGATCAGTGGGTTGCCCCGATAGCGCTTTTCCCTGATCCGCTGCTTTCTCAGGTACTGATGGCTTCTACCTACCCGGCGAACGTGGTTCAGGCTGTACAATGGTCGCGTGATAATCCGAATTTGCAGGGAGATGCCGCAATTCAGGCGGTAGCAGGTCAACCGTGGGATCCGAGCGTCAAATCTCTGGTCGCGTTTCCTCAGCTGATGGCGATGATGGGCGAGAATCCACCGTGGGTACAAAACCTGGGTGACGCCTTCCTGGGGCAGCCGCAGGATGTGATGGATTCCGTTCAGCGACTGCGATTACTGGCGCAACAAACCGGTGCGCTGAAATCTTCACCGCAACAAACGGTGACCAGCGAACCGAAGAAAACGGTTGCCGCGACACAGACCACCACAACCACCAACAACACCACAAATACGACAAATACGACGACGCAAGCCCCGGCACCGACCGTCATCAAAATTGAGCCCACCGACCCGCAGGTCGTCTATGTCCCGAGCTATAACCCTTCAACGGTTTACGGCACCTGGCCAAATACGGCCTACCCGCCGGTGTATATGCCACCGCCTCCGGGGCAACAGTTTGCCAGCAGTTTTGTTAACGGGTTTGGTTTTAGTCTGGGTGTTGCCACCACTTATGCCTTGTTCAGTGACATTGACTGGGATGATGACGACGACGATTATCACCACGATCACGATAACCACGGCGGTTACGAACGTAACGGGGACAATAACATCAATATTGATGTGGAAAACCTCAACCGTATCTCCGGTCAAAATCTTAAAGACAGGAATATGAACTGGCAGCACAACCCTGCTTATCGCGGCGGCGTGCCTTATCAGAGCAACGCGGTCTCGCAACGGTTTAATCAGACCAATGCCAGCGGTGGATTACGTACAACACAGCAATCAACTGCCACAACAGCATCCCGCGACAGCCAGCGCCAGGCGGCAATGACGCAGCTCCAGCAGCGCAACAACACGTCGACCAAAACGGCCCAGCAGTCGCTCTCTTCCCGCGATATGCAACGCAAAGCCGCTTCACAGCAACTGAATCAAGTTGCCCAGCGTAACAACTATCGCGGTTACGATACCCCGCAAAACAGCTCGCGTCGGGAAGCCGCACAAAAAACGCTACAAAAATCGACAACGCCGAAACAACAGCAGAATCGCAATGAGCAGAGAGCAAAAGCCCAACAGCAGGTTTCTCAGCAGCAACGCGATAACGCTCGCCAGCGCGTGGAGTCGTCCACAACGCAGCGGAGAAGCACTGCCTCGTCAGATCAACGTCAGGCACGCGTACAGAGTAACCGTTCTAACGCATTCAGTGGGAACGACAGCCGTTCACCCTCCTGGCAATCTCAGCAATCGCGAGGTCAGGAAAGCCGCCGTGTGAGCCGCGCGAATACCCAACAGCGCGCCGAGGCGCGTGGAAATATGTCTGAGCGTCACGAACGCCGTCGTTAATCGGAGCAAATGATGAAAAGAATCATGTTAAGTGCCCTGCTGCTGTCATTGCCTCTGATGAGCCACGCGCAGCAGCTGTTCTCTTCCCCCGAGGAGGCGGCAAAGGCCTTTGCTGATGCTGTTGCTCAGCAAAATGAAACGCACCTTAATGCCGTGTTAGGCGACAACTGGCAACAGTATCTCCCGCCGGAAGGGGCCGACCCGGAAGCGGTCGCTCGCTTTAACCGTGACTGGAAGGTCAGCCATCGCATTGTAAAAAAAGAGAACATAGCGCATCTGAATGTCGGCCAGGAAGACTGGCAACTGCCCGTTCCTATCGTCAAAACCAGCAAAGGCTGGCATTTCGATATGGCAGCCGCAGAGGATGAGATCCTCACCCGCGCCATTGGTCGCAATGAACTGTCTGCTATACAAGCGATGCGGGCCTATGTTGACGCCCAGTACGACTATTGGGAGCGCAAGCAGGCTTTCGCGACCAGGTTGATCAGCAGTGAAGGCAAGCAGGATGGCCTGTACTGGCCGGTGCAACCCGGAGAAGTCCCAAGCCCATTGGGGCCGGCATTCAGCCCGGTAGTCCCTGGAACGGGTTATCACGGCTACCACTTTCGCATCGTCAAAAACCATGATGAGAAAGGATTCGCGTTACTGGCCTGGCCGGTGGAGTGGGGAGAAACGGGCGTGATGAGCTTTATAGTGAATCAGGACGATCGGGTTTATCAGGCCGATTTAGGCAAAGATACCGTAGAGAAAGTGACGACTATCACCCAATACAGCCAGGATGCGCCCTGGACACCGGTAGAATAACCGACATAAAAAAAGCAGCGTATCGCTGCTACAAACTGCTCATAATCCCCGTGTTTTTACACGGGGATTATTGTCTATAGACGCCAGATTACAGAATGTTGGCAACAGATTTTGCCAGTTGCGCTTCCAGCACCGGTTTCGCCTCTTCAAACTTCAGGTTAACTTTGTTGGCGTTAGAGACGACGCGAGTCTGATATTTTGCGCGATCGCCCTTCTCACTGCTGGTTTGCAGCTTGATGCCGGACGTACCCTGACGCAGCGCAGCAACGTTATCCGTAGTGACTTTCGCTTTGCTACGCTCGGAAATTTGCAGGTCGGTGACCATCGTGTAGTTCACGTCTTCTACCATCGCATCAGCGGCCATCCCGATCAGACCCGCCGCCAGTCCCACACCCAGCGCCGCGCCGGAGGAATTACTGTTATAGGCGGTGATACCTGCGCCCAGAGCCGCCCCCATCGCAGCGCCTTCATAACCGGTTTTCAGGAATCCCTGAGCCTCGCGCAGATCCATTTTGTCCGCTTTCAGCACGTTCGCCTGTACCCAGTAGTATGCGCTGTCCGGTGAACTGGTCACTTTATAGCCCTTCGCTGACAGATCATTTGCCAGCAAGGTTTGCAGGTTGCTCATGTCTTTATCAGAAGTGTTTTTTACCTGAATGTAGACGGTCTTCTCGCTGGAAGGCTCCAGCCAGATGG
This Citrobacter enshiensis DNA region includes the following protein-coding sequences:
- the traT gene encoding conjugal transfer complement resistance protein TraT translates to MSLKKIAVVGMVVAAMTLTGCGAMTTAVKKRNLEVKTQMSETIWLEPSSEKTVYIQVKNTSDKDMSNLQTLLANDLSAKGYKVTSSPDSAYYWVQANVLKADKMDLREAQGFLKTGYEGAAMGAALGAGITAYNSNSSGAALGVGLAAGLIGMAADAMVEDVNYTMVTDLQISERSKAKVTTDNVAALRQGTSGIKLQTSSEKGDRAKYQTRVVSNANKVNLKFEEAKPVLEAQLAKSVANIL
- a CDS encoding DUF3300 domain-containing protein; its protein translation is MKLPFKPHVIALVCCAGLLAASGVLYIKSRTPEAPAPAPVQAAPAPVATPPQAPTAAAPDAKPTFTTAQIDQWVAPIALFPDPLLSQVLMASTYPANVVQAVQWSRDNPNLQGDAAIQAVAGQPWDPSVKSLVAFPQLMAMMGENPPWVQNLGDAFLGQPQDVMDSVQRLRLLAQQTGALKSSPQQTVTSEPKKTVAATQTTTTTNNTTNTTNTTTQAPAPTVIKIEPTDPQVVYVPSYNPSTVYGTWPNTAYPPVYMPPPPGQQFASSFVNGFGFSLGVATTYALFSDIDWDDDDDDYHHDHDNHGGYERNGDNNINIDVENLNRISGQNLKDRNMNWQHNPAYRGGVPYQSNAVSQRFNQTNASGGLRTTQQSTATTASRDSQRQAAMTQLQQRNNTSTKTAQQSLSSRDMQRKAASQQLNQVAQRNNYRGYDTPQNSSRREAAQKTLQKSTTPKQQQNRNEQRAKAQQQVSQQQRDNARQRVESSTTQRRSTASSDQRQARVQSNRSNAFSGNDSRSPSWQSQQSRGQESRRVSRANTQQRAEARGNMSERHERRR
- a CDS encoding DUF2950 family protein, yielding MKRIMLSALLLSLPLMSHAQQLFSSPEEAAKAFADAVAQQNETHLNAVLGDNWQQYLPPEGADPEAVARFNRDWKVSHRIVKKENIAHLNVGQEDWQLPVPIVKTSKGWHFDMAAAEDEILTRAIGRNELSAIQAMRAYVDAQYDYWERKQAFATRLISSEGKQDGLYWPVQPGEVPSPLGPAFSPVVPGTGYHGYHFRIVKNHDEKGFALLAWPVEWGETGVMSFIVNQDDRVYQADLGKDTVEKVTTITQYSQDAPWTPVE